In the Deinococcus ficus genome, one interval contains:
- the rpoC gene encoding DNA-directed RNA polymerase subunit beta', translating to MKDFSKVRIAIASPEKIREWSFGEVEKPETINYRTLKPEREGLFDERIFGPIKDYECACGKYKRQRYEGKVCERCGVEVTSSKVRRYRMGHIDLATPAAHIWYVKDTPSKIGTLLDLSAGQLEKVLYFSSFLVTKPMNAQKDGRPLKRGELLSDDEYRELRFGRQETYALPNGTDANIRDGEYVTRGQVLGGNVVAKMDGLAQYRFPRRAEIAYAEAVEAALPLPASALVDQDAFRAGEILAELEEDVSITAPVDGTAFLLEMGEDSVMVEIRETVEAEGDDADAAQGEVLSRVYVPHGMNVQVANGEIIEAGAVLADAQSGTRLRVSRDSRLSEVQIPKKGDVKLTAHWTRRVDYPINPTMHVLVGDESQVKKGQKVVGAIDKEEEIIAEADGVMTLHMPASIIVSKAKVYPYQDEPLVVIGDRVEPGDELADSGNVRSEISGRVEIDLVRKQVRVIESYDFEAKMGAEAVKELLDELDLDQLEAELGEQMKDSSRHKRAKARKRLEVTRSFKRSGNNPSWMIMNTVPVMPPDLRPMVQVDGGRFATSDLNDLYRRLINRNNRLKKLMNQGAPDMIIRNEKRMLQEAVDALIDNGRRGSPVTNPGSDRSLRSLTDLLGGKQGRFRQNLLGKRVDYSGRSVIVVGPQLKLHQCGVPKRMALELFKPFLFKVLEEKGEVTNIKQARKMLERYRDTRDSVWDALEEVIEDKVVLLNRAPTLHRLGIQAFEPVLVEGQSIQLHPLVCEAFNADFDGDQMAIHVPLSAQAQAEARIQMLASHNLLSPANGEPNVKPSRDIILGIFTLTQLRKDNLGAGTAFTAEQDVLAALRDGTVALNSHITLNGEDLTPGLLKYNFSNPDEAIMAVERGEIDYQDAVRIRVNGTTHNTSAGRVMFRRLVQEALGNQAHLVDTLVNLDTAYEKDALKDMVMACFKELGIEATAGLLDALKASGFKLSTTSGITIGIDDIVIPPNKGEILAAADEKQRAIEQNYEFGFMTDEERYKQVVQLWNDTTDEVKAAVFENFSQNYPFNPLWIMSQSGARGNPQQVRQLAGMRGLMARPDGSTIEVPIRANFREGLTVLEYFISTHGARKGGADTALRTADSGYLTRKLVDVAHEVVVRDVDCGTTDYTTIALGAVDDRTGEWRTRKGSEIETSIYGRTLVADVTFSDGSVLKEGSMLSLEDVKAITKDAKALGDVMVRTPLNCRVKSGVCQKCYGYDLSQAKPVSMGEAVGVVAAESIGEPGTQLTMRTFHTGGIAGGGDITMGLPRVIELFEARKPKVPALIADATGTIHITEEEERYLIKVEADDAAYSGKLHKVSRAIRLLPEIKDGARVEAGQQLTRGAIYPIDLLEHKDNESAQKYLVDEVQRVYRSQGVKVHDKHIEVIIRQMLRYVEIVDGGDTDLLEGQTVERFDLDEANNALSEGQTPASWKPVLLGITKSSLITKSWLSAASFQHTTHVLTEASMRGQVDDLIGLKENVILGKLIPAGTGLQTVRDMQVADDRTLEKYGEGSTSTDAVTGDRSYDDTRPGFTTDVTYTN from the coding sequence ATGAAAGATTTCAGCAAAGTCCGCATCGCCATCGCCAGCCCCGAGAAGATCCGGGAATGGTCGTTCGGCGAGGTCGAAAAACCGGAAACCATCAACTACCGCACTCTGAAACCCGAACGCGAGGGCCTGTTCGACGAGCGCATCTTCGGGCCGATCAAGGACTACGAGTGCGCCTGCGGCAAGTACAAGCGCCAGCGCTACGAGGGCAAGGTCTGCGAACGCTGCGGCGTGGAAGTCACCAGCAGCAAGGTCCGCCGCTACCGCATGGGTCACATCGACCTGGCGACCCCGGCCGCGCACATCTGGTACGTCAAGGACACCCCCAGCAAGATCGGCACGCTGCTGGACCTCAGCGCCGGGCAGCTGGAAAAGGTGCTGTACTTCAGCAGCTTCCTGGTCACCAAGCCCATGAACGCCCAGAAAGACGGCCGTCCCCTCAAGCGCGGCGAGCTGCTCAGCGACGACGAGTACCGCGAACTACGCTTCGGCCGGCAGGAAACCTACGCCCTTCCCAACGGCACCGACGCCAACATCCGTGACGGCGAGTACGTGACCCGCGGCCAGGTGCTGGGCGGCAACGTCGTGGCGAAGATGGACGGCCTGGCACAGTACCGCTTCCCCCGCCGCGCCGAGATCGCCTACGCCGAAGCCGTCGAGGCCGCCCTGCCGCTGCCCGCCAGCGCCCTGGTGGATCAGGACGCCTTCCGCGCCGGTGAGATCCTCGCCGAACTGGAAGAGGACGTCAGCATCACCGCCCCCGTGGACGGCACCGCCTTCCTGCTCGAAATGGGCGAGGACAGCGTCATGGTCGAGATCCGCGAGACGGTCGAGGCGGAGGGTGACGACGCCGACGCCGCCCAGGGCGAAGTCCTGAGCCGCGTGTACGTCCCGCACGGCATGAACGTGCAGGTCGCCAACGGCGAGATCATCGAGGCCGGCGCCGTGCTTGCCGACGCCCAGAGCGGCACCCGCCTGCGCGTCAGCCGCGACAGCCGCCTGAGCGAAGTCCAGATTCCCAAGAAGGGCGACGTGAAACTCACCGCCCACTGGACCCGCCGCGTGGACTACCCCATCAACCCCACCATGCACGTCCTGGTCGGCGACGAAAGCCAGGTCAAGAAAGGCCAGAAGGTCGTCGGCGCCATCGACAAGGAAGAGGAAATCATCGCCGAGGCCGACGGCGTCATGACCCTGCACATGCCCGCGAGCATCATCGTGAGCAAGGCCAAGGTCTACCCCTACCAGGACGAGCCCCTCGTCGTGATCGGCGACCGCGTCGAGCCCGGTGACGAACTCGCCGACAGCGGCAACGTCCGCAGCGAGATCAGCGGCCGCGTGGAGATCGACCTGGTGCGCAAGCAGGTCCGCGTGATCGAGTCCTACGACTTCGAAGCCAAGATGGGCGCCGAAGCCGTCAAGGAACTGCTGGACGAACTGGACCTGGACCAGCTGGAAGCCGAACTGGGCGAGCAGATGAAGGACTCCTCCCGCCACAAGCGCGCCAAGGCCCGCAAGCGGCTGGAAGTGACCCGCAGCTTCAAGCGCAGCGGCAACAACCCCAGCTGGATGATCATGAACACCGTGCCGGTCATGCCGCCGGACCTGCGCCCCATGGTGCAGGTGGACGGCGGACGCTTCGCCACCAGCGACCTGAACGACCTGTACCGCCGCCTGATCAACCGCAACAACCGCCTGAAGAAGCTGATGAACCAGGGCGCGCCGGACATGATCATCCGCAACGAGAAGCGCATGCTTCAGGAAGCGGTGGACGCCCTGATCGACAACGGCCGCCGCGGCAGCCCCGTCACCAACCCCGGCAGTGACCGCAGCCTGCGCAGCCTGACCGACCTGCTCGGCGGGAAGCAGGGCCGCTTCCGCCAGAACCTGCTCGGGAAGCGCGTGGACTACTCCGGCCGCAGCGTGATCGTGGTCGGCCCGCAGCTCAAACTGCACCAGTGCGGCGTGCCCAAGCGCATGGCCCTGGAACTGTTCAAGCCGTTCCTGTTCAAGGTGCTCGAAGAGAAGGGCGAGGTCACCAACATCAAGCAGGCCCGCAAGATGCTCGAACGCTACCGCGACACCCGCGACAGCGTCTGGGACGCCCTGGAAGAGGTCATCGAGGACAAGGTCGTGCTGCTCAACCGCGCGCCCACCCTGCACCGCCTCGGCATCCAGGCCTTCGAGCCCGTGCTCGTCGAAGGCCAGAGCATCCAGCTGCACCCGCTGGTCTGTGAAGCCTTCAACGCCGACTTCGACGGCGACCAGATGGCCATCCACGTCCCCCTGAGCGCCCAGGCGCAGGCTGAAGCGCGCATCCAGATGCTCGCCTCGCACAACCTGCTGTCCCCCGCGAACGGCGAACCGAACGTCAAACCCAGCCGCGACATCATCCTGGGTATCTTCACCCTGACTCAGCTGCGCAAGGACAACCTGGGCGCCGGCACCGCCTTCACCGCCGAACAGGACGTCCTGGCCGCCCTGCGTGACGGCACGGTCGCGCTGAACAGCCACATCACCCTGAACGGCGAGGACCTCACCCCCGGCCTGCTGAAGTACAACTTCAGCAACCCCGACGAGGCGATCATGGCCGTGGAACGCGGCGAGATCGACTACCAGGACGCCGTGCGCATCCGCGTGAACGGAACCACCCACAACACCAGCGCCGGCCGCGTCATGTTCCGCCGCCTGGTGCAGGAAGCCCTGGGCAACCAGGCGCACCTCGTGGACACCCTCGTCAACCTCGACACCGCCTACGAAAAAGACGCCCTGAAAGACATGGTCATGGCGTGCTTCAAGGAACTCGGCATCGAGGCGACCGCCGGGCTGCTTGACGCCCTGAAAGCCAGCGGCTTCAAGCTCTCCACCACCTCCGGCATCACCATCGGCATCGACGACATCGTCATCCCGCCCAACAAGGGCGAGATCCTCGCCGCCGCCGACGAGAAGCAGCGCGCCATCGAGCAGAACTACGAGTTCGGCTTCATGACGGACGAGGAACGCTACAAGCAGGTCGTGCAGCTGTGGAACGACACCACCGACGAGGTCAAGGCCGCGGTGTTCGAGAACTTCAGCCAGAACTACCCCTTCAACCCCCTATGGATCATGAGCCAGTCCGGCGCCCGTGGTAACCCCCAGCAGGTCCGTCAGCTGGCCGGGATGCGCGGCCTGATGGCCCGCCCCGACGGTTCCACGATCGAAGTGCCGATCCGCGCGAACTTCCGCGAAGGCCTGACCGTGCTGGAATACTTCATCAGCACCCACGGCGCGCGTAAGGGCGGGGCCGACACCGCGCTCCGCACCGCCGACTCCGGCTACCTCACCCGCAAACTGGTGGACGTGGCGCACGAAGTCGTCGTCCGCGACGTGGACTGCGGCACCACCGACTACACCACCATCGCCCTGGGCGCCGTGGACGACCGCACCGGCGAATGGCGCACCCGCAAGGGCAGCGAGATCGAGACCAGCATCTACGGCCGCACCCTGGTCGCCGACGTGACCTTCAGCGACGGCAGCGTCCTCAAGGAAGGCAGCATGCTGTCCCTGGAAGACGTCAAGGCCATCACCAAGGACGCCAAGGCCCTCGGTGACGTCATGGTCCGCACCCCCCTGAACTGCCGCGTCAAGAGCGGCGTGTGCCAGAAGTGCTACGGCTACGACCTCTCCCAGGCCAAACCCGTCAGCATGGGCGAAGCGGTCGGCGTCGTCGCCGCCGAATCCATCGGCGAGCCCGGCACGCAGCTCACCATGCGCACCTTCCACACCGGCGGGATCGCCGGCGGCGGCGACATCACCATGGGTCTGCCCCGCGTGATCGAACTGTTCGAAGCGCGCAAACCCAAGGTCCCCGCCCTGATCGCCGACGCGACCGGCACCATCCACATCACCGAGGAAGAGGAACGCTACCTCATCAAGGTCGAGGCCGACGACGCCGCCTACAGCGGCAAGCTCCACAAGGTCAGCCGCGCCATCCGCCTCCTCCCCGAAATCAAGGACGGCGCCCGCGTCGAAGCCGGGCAGCAGCTCACCCGCGGCGCCATCTACCCCATCGACCTGCTGGAACACAAGGACAACGAATCCGCCCAGAAGTACCTGGTGGACGAAGTGCAGCGCGTGTACCGCAGCCAGGGCGTGAAGGTCCACGACAAGCACATCGAAGTCATCATCCGCCAGATGCTCCGCTACGTGGAAATCGTGGACGGCGGCGACACCGACCTGCTCGAAGGCCAGACCGTGGAACGCTTCGACCTCGACGAAGCCAACAACGCCCTCAGTGAGGGCCAGACCCCGGCCAGCTGGAAACCCGTCCTGCTGGGCATCACCAAGAGCAGCCTGATTACCAAGTCCTGGCTGTCCGCCGCGAGCTTCCAGCACACCACCCACGTGCTCACCGAAGCCAGCATGCGCGGCCAGGTGGACGACCTGATCGGCCTGAAGGAAAACGTCATCCTCGGGAAACTCATCCCCGCCGGCACCGGCCTCCAGACCGTGCGGGACATGCAGGTCGCCGACGACCGCACCCTGGAAAAATACGGCGAAGGCAGCACCAGCACCGACGCCGTCACCGGGGACCGCAGCTACGACGACACCCGCCCCGGCTTCACCACCGACGTCACCTACACCAACTGA
- a CDS encoding DNA-directed RNA polymerase subunit beta, with the protein MSFNGKEPRIERFGDIKEVIPLPNLTEVQVNSFRAFLQADRAPDARDDAGLESAFKEVFPIDETEKGRSTGLVLDYLEYRLGEPPYSPEECREKDLTYQAPMYAKLQLIHKDSGLIKEDQVFLGDLPLMTEDGSFVINGADRVVISQIHRSPGVYFTSSYKGIKKMYTGAIIPMPKRGPWIELEFNSGVLEMKVNKRKFPVSLLLRVLGYDDASLRTLFTEFEPEGTELPEDKSAGMGADEALLRLFTVLRPGDPPKRDKATQYLYGLLADPRRYDLGEPGRFKMNTKLGLSRTERTLLKFEDGRFSDAGLVDTIRYLMALQHGLETVNIDGTEVPVTEDDIDHLGNRRVRTVGELLADQLRVGMGRMARGVRERMLLGNPDAATPTKLVNNRPIVAAMREFFGRSQLSQFKDQTNPLSDLRHKRRISALGPGGLTRERAGFDVRDVHRTHYGRICPIETPEGANIGLISSLSSYSKVNALGFIEAPYRRVEGGKVTDDVIYMTADVEDRYTIAQANSPLNDDNTFADERVLARRKGDPLWYTPDEVDFMDVSPKQIVSINTSLIPFLEHDDANRALMGSNMQSQAVPLVRADSPAVGTGVERRVVTDSGTSVVSDVTGRVTYVDARAIQVTLSEDSAEAGMVKGNVRTFELVRFTRSNQGTNLDQQPIVNVGDDVVAGQVLADGPASDMGRLALGQNITIAIMPFDGFNFEDAICINEGLVQQDFYTSVHIEKDEIDARDTKLGPEKITRDIPGLSEAALRDLDEDGIVRVGAEVKPGDILVGKTSFKGESEPTPEERLLRSIFGEKAREVKDTSLRVQSGQGGIVVKTVRFRRGDEGVDLKPGVREMVRVYVAQKRQLQVGDKVANRHGNKGVVSKIMRPEDMPYLEDGTPVDIVFNPLGVPSRMNLGQILETHLGEVARLTGQKFETPVFDSATEAAIKEMLEVAAAERLQKRKDEGFELDKREIEVLERAGKLGVIDQPAGDYEKAQMQLARVGKSILYDGRTGEPISGPVVVGIMYVMKLYHMVEDKLHARSTGPYSLITQQPLGGKAQFGGQRFGEMEVWALEAYGAAHTLQEMLTIKSDDIDGRDAAYQSIVKGEEVSGSTIPESFKVLVKELHSLGLDVEVLDNGDRAVDIFEGMMPKR; encoded by the coding sequence ATGAGTTTCAACGGTAAAGAGCCCCGCATCGAGCGGTTCGGTGACATCAAGGAAGTCATCCCGCTCCCCAACCTGACCGAAGTGCAGGTGAACTCCTTCCGGGCGTTCCTGCAGGCCGATAGGGCCCCGGACGCGCGCGACGACGCCGGCCTGGAAAGCGCCTTCAAAGAAGTCTTCCCCATCGACGAGACCGAAAAAGGCCGCTCGACCGGCCTGGTGCTGGACTACCTGGAATACCGCCTGGGTGAGCCCCCCTACAGCCCCGAGGAGTGCCGCGAGAAGGACCTGACCTACCAGGCCCCCATGTACGCCAAGCTCCAGCTGATCCACAAGGACTCCGGGCTGATCAAGGAAGACCAGGTGTTCCTGGGCGACCTGCCGCTGATGACCGAGGACGGCTCCTTCGTCATCAACGGCGCCGACCGCGTGGTGATCTCCCAGATCCACCGCAGCCCCGGCGTGTACTTCACGAGCAGCTACAAGGGCATCAAGAAGATGTACACCGGCGCGATCATCCCCATGCCCAAGCGCGGCCCCTGGATCGAACTGGAGTTCAACAGCGGCGTGCTGGAAATGAAGGTGAACAAGCGCAAGTTCCCCGTGAGCCTGCTGCTGCGCGTCCTCGGCTACGACGACGCCTCCCTGCGCACGCTGTTCACGGAGTTCGAGCCCGAAGGCACCGAACTGCCCGAGGACAAGAGCGCCGGCATGGGCGCCGACGAGGCCCTGCTGCGCCTGTTCACGGTCCTGCGCCCCGGCGACCCGCCCAAGCGCGACAAGGCCACGCAGTACCTGTACGGCCTGCTGGCCGACCCGCGCCGCTACGACCTGGGCGAACCCGGCCGGTTCAAGATGAACACCAAGCTGGGCCTGAGCCGCACCGAGCGGACCCTGCTGAAGTTCGAGGACGGCAGGTTCAGCGACGCCGGGCTGGTGGACACCATCCGCTACCTGATGGCGCTGCAGCACGGCCTGGAAACCGTGAACATCGACGGCACCGAGGTGCCCGTCACCGAGGACGACATCGACCACCTCGGCAACCGCCGCGTGCGCACCGTGGGCGAACTGCTCGCCGACCAGCTGCGCGTCGGGATGGGCCGCATGGCGCGCGGCGTGCGTGAACGCATGCTGCTCGGCAACCCGGACGCCGCCACCCCCACCAAACTGGTGAACAACCGCCCGATCGTGGCGGCCATGCGCGAGTTCTTCGGCCGCAGCCAGCTGTCGCAGTTCAAGGACCAGACCAACCCGCTGTCCGACCTGCGTCACAAGCGCCGCATCTCGGCCCTGGGGCCGGGCGGCCTGACCCGCGAGCGCGCCGGCTTCGACGTGCGCGACGTGCACCGCACGCACTACGGCCGCATCTGCCCGATCGAGACGCCCGAAGGCGCCAACATCGGCCTGATCAGCAGTCTGTCGAGCTACAGCAAGGTCAACGCCCTGGGCTTCATCGAGGCGCCGTACCGCCGCGTGGAAGGCGGCAAGGTCACCGACGACGTCATCTACATGACCGCCGACGTCGAGGACCGTTACACCATCGCGCAGGCGAACAGCCCCCTGAACGACGACAACACCTTCGCGGACGAGCGCGTGCTGGCCCGCCGCAAGGGCGATCCGCTCTGGTACACGCCCGACGAAGTGGACTTCATGGACGTGAGCCCCAAGCAGATCGTCTCGATCAACACTTCTCTGATTCCCTTCCTGGAGCACGACGACGCCAACCGCGCCCTCATGGGTTCCAACATGCAGTCTCAGGCCGTGCCGCTCGTGCGCGCCGACAGCCCCGCCGTGGGCACCGGCGTCGAGCGCCGCGTGGTGACCGATTCGGGCACCAGCGTCGTGAGCGACGTGACCGGACGCGTGACCTACGTGGACGCCCGCGCCATCCAGGTGACGCTCAGCGAGGACAGCGCCGAGGCCGGCATGGTCAAGGGCAACGTCCGCACCTTCGAACTCGTGCGCTTCACCCGCAGCAACCAGGGCACCAACCTGGACCAGCAGCCCATCGTGAACGTCGGTGACGACGTCGTGGCCGGGCAGGTCCTCGCCGACGGCCCCGCGTCCGACATGGGCCGCCTCGCGCTCGGGCAGAACATCACCATCGCGATCATGCCCTTCGACGGCTTCAACTTCGAAGACGCCATCTGCATCAACGAGGGCCTGGTTCAGCAGGACTTCTACACCAGCGTCCACATCGAGAAAGACGAGATCGACGCCCGCGACACCAAGCTCGGGCCGGAAAAGATCACCCGCGACATCCCCGGCCTCAGCGAAGCCGCGCTGCGCGACCTGGACGAGGACGGCATCGTGCGCGTCGGCGCCGAGGTCAAGCCCGGCGACATCCTGGTCGGCAAGACCAGCTTCAAGGGCGAATCTGAACCCACCCCGGAAGAGCGGCTCCTGCGAAGCATCTTCGGGGAGAAGGCCCGCGAGGTGAAGGACACCAGTCTGCGCGTGCAGTCCGGTCAGGGCGGCATCGTCGTGAAGACCGTGCGCTTCCGCCGCGGCGACGAGGGCGTGGACCTCAAGCCCGGCGTGCGCGAGATGGTCCGCGTGTACGTGGCCCAGAAACGCCAGCTGCAGGTGGGCGACAAGGTCGCCAACCGCCACGGGAACAAGGGCGTCGTGTCCAAGATCATGCGCCCCGAGGACATGCCGTACCTTGAAGACGGCACCCCCGTGGACATCGTGTTCAACCCCCTGGGCGTGCCCAGCCGCATGAACCTCGGGCAGATCCTGGAAACGCACCTGGGTGAAGTGGCCCGCCTCACCGGCCAGAAGTTCGAAACCCCGGTGTTCGACAGCGCCACCGAAGCCGCCATCAAGGAAATGCTGGAAGTGGCCGCCGCCGAACGCCTCCAGAAGCGCAAGGACGAGGGCTTCGAACTCGACAAGCGCGAGATCGAGGTGCTCGAGCGCGCCGGGAAGCTCGGCGTGATCGACCAGCCCGCCGGCGACTACGAGAAGGCCCAGATGCAGCTCGCCCGCGTGGGCAAGAGCATCCTGTACGACGGCCGCACCGGCGAACCCATCAGCGGCCCGGTCGTGGTCGGGATCATGTACGTGATGAAGCTCTACCACATGGTGGAAGACAAGCTCCACGCGCGCTCCACCGGCCCGTACAGCCTGATCACCCAGCAGCCGCTGGGCGGGAAGGCGCAGTTCGGCGGGCAGCGCTTCGGGGAGATGGAAGTGTGGGCGCTCGAGGCGTACGGCGCCGCGCACACCCTGCAGGAGATGCTGACCATCAAGTCCGACGACATCGACGGCCGCGACGCCGCGTACCAGAGCATCGTCAAGGGCGAGGAAGTCTCCGGCAGCACCATCCCCGAGTCGTTCAAGGTGCTCGTCAAGGAACTCCACTCGCTGGGCCTGGACGTCGAGGTGCTCGACAACGGCGACCGCGCCGTGGACATCTTCGAAGGCATGATGCCCAAGCGCTGA
- a CDS encoding phospholipase A2 codes for MRSLLLSAALLATASLLGACSQATPPSLVAGYATRPELQDAGSQAILARYGDDPGLLAALQEAYGERPAQALPAAPELGGLDYASDRLAYIKRTGWGTVSNYNSQYSAYSGTSLPYTGLNWTRDGCSAPDGVGLGYREDFRPACNVHDFGYRNLKVYQRTDANRLTTDEAFYTNMKSICAAKSWYARPACYSAAYAYYQGVRIGGGSSF; via the coding sequence ATGCGTTCACTTCTGCTGTCTGCTGCCCTGCTCGCCACCGCGTCCCTGCTCGGCGCCTGCTCCCAGGCCACGCCCCCCTCCCTGGTGGCCGGGTACGCCACCCGCCCGGAACTGCAGGACGCCGGCAGCCAGGCGATCCTGGCCCGTTACGGCGACGACCCCGGCCTGCTGGCCGCCCTGCAGGAAGCATACGGCGAGCGTCCGGCTCAGGCCCTGCCGGCGGCGCCGGAGCTGGGCGGCCTGGATTACGCCAGTGACCGCCTGGCGTACATCAAGCGCACCGGCTGGGGCACGGTCAGCAACTACAACAGCCAGTACAGCGCGTACAGCGGCACGTCCCTGCCGTACACCGGCCTGAACTGGACGCGCGACGGGTGCAGCGCTCCGGACGGCGTGGGCCTGGGCTACCGGGAGGACTTCCGGCCGGCGTGCAACGTGCACGACTTCGGGTACCGCAATCTCAAGGTGTACCAGCGCACCGACGCCAACCGCCTGACCACCGACGAGGCCTTCTACACGAACATGAAGAGCATCTGCGCCGCGAAGAGCTGGTACGCCCGCCCCGCGTGCTACAGCGCCGCGTACGCCTACTACCAGGGCGTGCGGATCGGCGGGGGCAGCAGCTTCTAG
- a CDS encoding TetR/AcrR family transcriptional regulator — protein MTVSASYPSAPDSTRIRIQQEAARLFVASGYHGVSMREVAEAVGVTKPALYHHYADKEALFLAMLDGALAGLDRLVQHAGAQSGLHAQLNTLVGELIASAPEQRVGLQLASELRHVSPDRRAAFEAEYRRVWMGGLTDLFNAAAARGELRRDLPPSALARAFLAIIYPLVTGPRLPEPEETARALLAVYLEGATPR, from the coding sequence GTGACCGTTTCAGCCTCGTACCCGTCCGCCCCTGACAGCACCCGCATCCGCATCCAGCAGGAGGCCGCGCGCCTGTTCGTGGCCAGCGGGTACCACGGGGTCAGCATGCGGGAGGTCGCCGAGGCCGTCGGCGTGACCAAGCCGGCCCTGTACCACCACTACGCCGACAAGGAAGCGCTGTTCCTGGCCATGCTGGACGGCGCCCTGGCCGGCCTGGACCGCCTCGTGCAGCACGCCGGCGCGCAGAGCGGCCTGCACGCGCAGCTGAACACCCTGGTGGGGGAACTGATCGCCAGCGCGCCCGAGCAGCGTGTGGGCCTGCAACTCGCGTCCGAACTGCGGCACGTGTCCCCGGACCGGCGCGCCGCTTTCGAGGCCGAGTACCGCCGCGTGTGGATGGGTGGCCTGACCGACCTGTTCAACGCCGCCGCCGCCCGCGGTGAGCTGCGCCGGGACCTGCCGCCCAGCGCGCTGGCCCGGGCGTTCCTGGCGATCATCTACCCGCTGGTGACCGGGCCCCGCCTGCCCGAGCCGGAGGAAACGGCGCGCGCGCTGCTGGCGGTGTACCTGGAGGGCGCCACGCCCCGCTGA
- a CDS encoding TerC family protein, giving the protein MESLFSWITQPEAWLAFATLLLLEIVLGIDNVIFISILAGKLPPEQQQRARTIGLLGAMLMRLALLFSITWIYRLKDDLFSLFGMGFSGRDLILIFGGLFLLYKAVKEMHEQLEGPGHDAPSVGGRVGANFAAIIGQIMLLDIVFSLDSVITAVGMADDIGVMVAAVVVTVLIMLVAAKPIGDFVQAHPTVKMLALAFLLLIGVNLISDGFGFKIPKGYTYFAMAFAIGVELLNLRVRRGKPVALHGSDRHPDAE; this is encoded by the coding sequence ATGGAATCACTGTTCAGCTGGATCACCCAGCCCGAAGCGTGGCTGGCGTTCGCCACCCTGCTCCTCCTGGAAATCGTCCTGGGGATCGACAACGTCATCTTCATCTCGATCCTCGCCGGGAAACTCCCCCCCGAGCAGCAACAGCGCGCCCGCACCATCGGCCTGCTGGGCGCCATGCTGATGCGCCTGGCCCTGCTATTTTCCATCACCTGGATCTACCGCCTCAAGGACGACCTGTTCAGCCTGTTCGGCATGGGCTTCTCCGGCCGCGACCTGATCCTGATCTTCGGGGGCCTGTTCCTGCTGTACAAGGCCGTCAAGGAAATGCACGAACAGCTCGAAGGCCCCGGCCATGACGCGCCGAGCGTGGGGGGCCGCGTGGGCGCGAACTTCGCCGCGATCATCGGACAGATCATGCTGCTGGACATCGTGTTCAGCCTGGACAGCGTGATCACCGCCGTGGGCATGGCCGACGACATCGGCGTGATGGTCGCCGCCGTGGTCGTGACCGTGCTGATCATGCTGGTCGCCGCCAAACCCATCGGCGACTTCGTGCAGGCCCACCCCACCGTGAAGATGCTGGCCCTGGCCTTCCTGCTCCTGATCGGCGTGAACCTGATCTCCGACGGGTTCGGGTTCAAGATCCCCAAGGGCTACACGTACTTCGCCATGGCCTTCGCCATCGGCGTGGAACTGCTGAACCTGCGCGTCCGGCGCGGCAAACCTGTCGCGCTGCACGGCTCCGACCGCCACCCCGACGCCGAGTAA
- a CDS encoding DMT family transporter, with the protein MSAASPVQPAASAAAQRSALLGVILTVTLWGGNIVLLKALLSYLDAQSINAGRFLVAGVVLVALAVRAHGWPRWPARTWLAVAGVGLLGNSLFQTLFLTGINLSPAGVAGLVNGVVPVLVLPLGLLLGHRVTVKQAGGVGVAFLGLLGLLLLTRQPGTPVSLVGLGWLLLAATCWALYTLFNRSLSARVGALPFVAFSLGLGCLPYLLLALPHLHVRGTPPLAWLGVLASGLGANVVAYLAWARGAQVLGAARTSVWNTLAPVIALILSALLLHEHLPLPVWLAAGVILGGAAWANWPERPAPLGG; encoded by the coding sequence GTGAGCGCCGCCTCTCCCGTCCAGCCTGCCGCGTCCGCGGCTGCCCAGCGTTCGGCGCTGCTGGGCGTGATTCTCACCGTGACCCTGTGGGGCGGGAACATCGTGCTGCTCAAGGCGCTGCTGTCTTACCTGGACGCGCAGAGCATCAACGCCGGGCGGTTCCTGGTGGCGGGCGTGGTCCTGGTGGCGCTGGCCGTCCGGGCGCACGGCTGGCCCCGCTGGCCGGCGCGGACGTGGCTGGCGGTGGCCGGCGTGGGCCTGCTGGGCAACAGCCTGTTCCAGACGCTGTTCCTGACCGGCATCAACCTGTCCCCGGCGGGCGTGGCGGGCCTGGTGAACGGTGTGGTGCCCGTGCTGGTGCTGCCGCTGGGCCTGCTGCTGGGGCACCGGGTGACGGTAAAGCAGGCGGGCGGGGTGGGCGTGGCGTTCCTGGGGTTGCTGGGCCTGCTGCTCCTGACGCGGCAGCCGGGCACGCCGGTGTCGCTGGTCGGGCTGGGGTGGCTGCTGCTGGCGGCGACCTGCTGGGCGCTGTACACGCTGTTTAACCGGAGCCTGTCGGCGCGGGTGGGGGCGCTGCCGTTCGTGGCGTTCAGCCTGGGGCTGGGGTGCCTGCCGTACCTGCTCCTGGCCCTGCCGCACCTGCACGTGCGGGGCACGCCGCCGCTGGCGTGGCTGGGCGTGCTGGCCAGCGGGCTGGGCGCGAACGTGGTCGCGTACCTGGCGTGGGCGCGGGGGGCGCAGGTGCTGGGCGCGGCGCGCACCAGCGTGTGGAACACCCTGGCGCCCGTGATCGCGCTGATCCTGAGTGCGCTGCTGCTGCACGAGCACCTGCCGCTGCCGGTGTGGCTGGCGGCGGGCGTGATTCTGGGCGGGGCGGCGTGGGCGAACTGGCCGGAACGGCCCGCGCCGCTGGGCGGCTAG